One window of Paenibacillus sp. FSL K6-3182 genomic DNA carries:
- a CDS encoding EcsC family protein: protein MPTEKDSPENLKSALLEIEKWEKEQKDLWFWEKLGRLPFMLLDKITPKFIQEKLGLAVDEIGSYIQNGGKYLISECSVIDKLHQNAAQNDVLLGADHEVTTINDAADMPLSILNLTAEQLASSRSKMATLQGATTGIGGIFTLAIDIPAILGLSLKIIQEIAICYGFDPKSKEERVFAVKVMQFASSDIVGKKAILDELSAYEEVNRSNQMLSQLQGWSEVVAVYRDNFGWKKLFQMIPVAGMLFGAFINRGMLNDVAEAATMLYRKRRVLIKLGENEAKA, encoded by the coding sequence ATGCCTACTGAAAAGGATTCACCTGAAAATTTGAAATCTGCTTTGCTTGAAATAGAGAAATGGGAAAAAGAACAGAAGGATTTATGGTTTTGGGAAAAGCTTGGGCGTTTGCCATTTATGCTGCTCGACAAAATTACTCCAAAGTTTATACAGGAAAAACTTGGACTTGCAGTGGATGAGATCGGAAGCTATATTCAAAATGGCGGGAAATATTTGATTTCGGAGTGTTCGGTTATTGATAAACTGCATCAAAATGCTGCTCAGAACGATGTGCTTCTTGGAGCCGATCATGAAGTGACGACCATTAACGATGCGGCTGATATGCCGTTGTCTATTTTAAACTTAACTGCTGAGCAATTGGCCTCCAGTCGTTCGAAAATGGCCACGCTTCAAGGGGCAACGACAGGAATTGGCGGCATTTTTACATTAGCGATCGATATTCCAGCCATACTCGGCTTATCGCTGAAGATCATTCAAGAAATTGCGATTTGCTACGGATTTGATCCAAAAAGCAAGGAAGAACGTGTATTTGCAGTTAAAGTAATGCAATTTGCTTCTTCAGATATTGTAGGGAAAAAAGCGATACTTGATGAGCTCAGTGCTTATGAGGAAGTGAACCGTAGCAATCAAATGCTGTCGCAGCTGCAGGGCTGGAGTGAAGTGGTTGCTGTTTATCGGGACAATTTTGGCTGGAAGAAGCTATTTCAAATGATACCTGTGGCAGGCATGTTATTCGGAGCGTTCATCAATCGGGGCATGCTGAACGATGTTGCAG
- the modB gene encoding molybdate ABC transporter permease subunit, giving the protein MNWDEWLPPVWLSLRVSIIASIIVAIIGMLVARFMSRHSFKGKSIIETFFMLPLVLPPTVVGFILLITLGRGSWIGKAYEWLFTQPIVFSWIAAVIAAVIVAFPLVYQTMKVGFLSVDRHLEDAARSAGAGELQVLRYITLPLAKRSLTTAYLLGFARGLGEFGATLMIAGNIPGRTQTVPTAIYIAVETGEMGMAWAWTIAIISFSFVMLLFTGRKLEQ; this is encoded by the coding sequence ATGAACTGGGACGAATGGCTGCCACCAGTATGGCTCTCTTTAAGAGTATCTATTATTGCTAGCATTATCGTTGCCATTATAGGAATGCTCGTAGCACGCTTCATGTCACGGCATTCTTTTAAAGGCAAAAGTATCATAGAAACCTTCTTCATGCTTCCGCTTGTCCTCCCCCCAACCGTCGTTGGATTCATTCTTCTCATTACGCTTGGAAGAGGGAGCTGGATTGGTAAAGCGTACGAGTGGTTATTTACTCAACCTATCGTTTTCTCATGGATCGCCGCGGTTATCGCGGCGGTCATTGTTGCGTTTCCGCTCGTTTATCAGACGATGAAGGTTGGTTTTCTTTCTGTCGATCGCCATCTTGAGGATGCTGCACGTTCAGCAGGAGCCGGTGAGCTGCAGGTGCTGAGATATATCACGCTGCCGCTTGCTAAACGATCACTGACTACGGCATACCTGCTAGGATTTGCTAGAGGCCTTGGCGAGTTTGGCGCAACCTTGATGATTGCAGGAAATATACCAGGTCGCACGCAGACAGTACCTACTGCTATATACATTGCTGTTGAGACAGGTGAAATGGGAATGGCTTGGGCTTGGACGATAGCCATCATTTCGTTCTCTTTTGTCATGCTGCTGTTTACGGGGCGCAAATTGGAACAATAA